One Nymphaea colorata isolate Beijing-Zhang1983 chromosome 12, ASM883128v2, whole genome shotgun sequence genomic window, CTTGAAAATCTATGTGGTTATTGACTCAATTATGTGGAGAAGACAATTTAAAAGTGTCATTAATGGGACCCGCTCGACCCTTTATTATGTTCTCTTCCTTATTCGAATGTCATATCAAGTTGtgtatttttagattttaaccACCTCTATAAGGAAGGTACCTAAGGTGCCTGATGTGAAGAAATATCTTATTTGTTGGCTTAGGAAAATTGTCTAACTGAAAGGGTGTGTTAGTTCATCGAAGAAAGTCTCAAGCCTCTTGACTTGTCGGTAGTATGGTTGAAGAGGTGCATTTTTTTGGTCAAGGTAGTCCTAAGCCCCTTGACTTGTCAGTTGTTGATGAAAACCGTATGGTTTGAAAGGATAATGAAAGCAATGCTAACAAAAATCATGTAAAGTTGGAGATGATGCTAATTAAATGTCATACAAAGCTAACAGTtaacttgaaaataaatttaatattgAAAGTTGTAACAATATGTGAAGTTGTAACAACACATTTCTTAAAATTACTAACTGCGATAAGGCCAAGAAGGTTGATAAACAAAATTTCTCAGCCGCTCTCCTCACATTAACtacaaaaatgtatatatatgtatatatatcatttttagAAGAAGAGTGGTGGTTAGGCCTGGGCATAGGGCCGGCCCAGCCCCAATAAGAGTGAGTTTTGGGCGGGGCCCCagccagtggcggagctagaaatttttggctatggggcactatgTACTAGTACTTGGCTGGCGTGGGCACTCGCCAGCCCAAGGCAGCTccacgctggctccgctactgctaTAAGCAGTTGAGTTTCTTTCTCGTGCGTGTGGAATGcccataattttaattttatgaaaggGAAAACGAAAGCCGAAGCCGGTACATGCACGAACAAACTTGAAAGAGCTttcttgggctggcgtgggcaagAAACAATGCCTACACCTCTCATTTTAGTTAGACTTTGTTAGGCAAAAATATTGAGACTTTCTTCGATGAACTCCACTTAGACAATTTTCCTAAGCCAACAAATAAGATATTTCTTCACATCAGGCACCTTGGGTACCTTCCTTCTAGAGATGGTTAAAATCCAAAAATACACAACTTGATATGACATTCGAATAAGGAAGAGAACATAATAAAGGGTCGAGCGGGTCCCATTAATGACACTTTTAAATTGTCTTCTCCACATAATTGAGTCAATAACCACATAGATTTTCAAGCAATTTGGAGAGACAGGTTCTAAAGGGTCATCTACCAATAAGATGTTTAAATGATTATTGACGCCCCTTAGAATGCAAATTTCAATACGAGGAtgaaaactaagaaaaatattagtGTCAATCCATAAGAGGGTCCTTTTACATGCAACAACATGAACATTCAATGTGGATACGATCCTCACTCTGGACAACCAAGTTGCGTATTAGTCACATTGTTTTTATGACTATGAAGCGCAGTAGACTCCCCATTTGGACATCCAGCCTCTTGAAAAGGaagcattttcttctttctaacagcttttctaaaattgttgCTGCCAGTGAACGTTCCTTTTGTTAGCTTGCTTTCCGCCAACCTGCATATTTGTCTAGCAATTTTACACCCAAAGAAGAGGCGGTCAATTGTTTCACCATCAGATATGCAAAGGTGAGGTGCTTTTATACATAGTTTTGTCATTGATCACCTCTCAAAAGGTGAGGTGCTTCTTGTCAATCTATATTAAACGGTCTTTCATTGCTCTTAGGGACATAATATTGAGAAAATGTTTAACCCTGGAAAAAGCTATTTTGTAGGCCATTGGTAATGTTCTTATTAGAAATTGGATTAATGTTTGTACTACCAACATACGATATATGTTTCTACTTCAGTAGTCCAAATAACAAGCTTCATTCCAAGATCTAGCAGCTTTCCCATCTCCAAGATGCCAAGAAACGTTACTATAACCAATCTCAAATCATTCTTGATCCTTCATTCAATGTTAAACATGCGGACATAAGGGCATTAGATAGACTTCACAAAATTCATTTCAATTGGACCTATATATTCAAACATTTACTTTTAATTGAGTCAATCTTTATCAAACTCTTTGTTGGATATTGGATGGATTCACATTCAACTGTgaactaaatccaaatccgacgAGTAAATAAGTCCAAATTTCTTGAGCAGATACAACCAAATTGACTTGAAACTTTCTACACCGGCATTTTACAAAAAACCAGTAAAAATGTTACTGATGTTTTTTGCTCTCTTTACTGACGTTATATTTGCGTCAGTAAAGGCCTATGGTATATACATCCTTAATTAAATCCAATAAAAGAACAAGCAAGGTAGCAGTGCCGAAATGAAGTCCTTGAAGGCAATCAAAATGAGTAATCTTGTCACCTTAACACTACCAATAAACCCATATGTGTATCCAATAGATAAATATGAACATCATAAATACTACAAATGGAGCGTGGATGCAATATATATGCGTATGTGCTCTGGGACATAATACATATAGACATGTCTTGATCTATGAAGCACGTTATGGGCATGATAATAAGGAAAGCTCAATTGAGCAAGTCAACATCAAAGGCAGCATCATCTCCGGCTGCCGAGAACTGATCAGTGGCATTAGCTCCGGCCCTAGCCTGTGGCCGGTGAGCGGCAAACTTGAACTCACCTCCGAATCCTCTTGACTGCTGCAATGTACGAGCGAAGGACTTATACTTCCGGATGTCGGCATCGCTAACACTCCTGCGAGCATATTTCATGGACTCTTCAAAATGACGTGCTTTGATCTCTTCGACCTCTTCTGTGACGTCTTCTGCCATAACTTCTGATGCCTCATGagctcttcttttctttctctccatgtCCTATAGTTAAAAATTCGAGCAAGAATAGGTGAAAACGTTAATCCTAGCGTGAGATTGGTATGGACACAGACTTGTAAAACAATATGGAGCCTGCAGACAATTAAAGCATCACATCTACATGCAAGAGTAAAGATTTGCtactaatataatatattatatcaTATCATGTCATATCGTGTCTAATGCCGTGGGGTTTCAGGAAGGTACTTCAGAAGTTGGTAGTTGCTACAAATGATCttgaaattaatattaaatCTTAGGTTTTCCTTTCAGAAGAAAATGTGTTTATGTAAGAATAGCTAACTAAAACAGCTGgaaagatttctttttttagtaATTATATGTCCATAGACAAATTAAACTAGTTTGCATGCGGTAAGCGCacatttttcagtttcttttatctCGTCTAGTCCTTGACAAATTGTCAGGCGTTTGTCTGTACTCCTTATTCTAATAAGAACGGGAGCCCCGCCATTTCTTCTTATTATTCTCCAAATTTTCTCAAACTGGTAATTAAATATCGGGATTTTTACATCGCGGTTTTTAAAACTGGATTACTCTCTTCAGGAAGGCctcaaattaaaagaaatggaagacaaaagAGAAAGCGCACTTACTTTCTCAATGGTCTCTCTAATGGCGTACTTGCAGGCCCTTTGGCATATTTCAGTAATGTCAGCGCCACTGAACCCGTGTGTGTACTGGGCTAGCGCCCTGATATCAACGTCCTCAGACACAGGCGACTTCCTCAGGCAGGCCTTGAAGATTTGGAAGCGGGAGCTCTCATCCGGCAGAGGGATGTAGATCAGCTGGTCGAGGCGCCCCGGCCTGAGCAGCGCCGGATCGATGATGTCCGGCCGGTTGGTGGCGCCGATTATGAAGACAGTCTTCTTCGCCGACATCCCATCCATCTCCGTCAGCAGCTGGTTCAGGACCCTATCAGCTCCACCACCTGCATCTCCCACACTCCTCCCCCTCTGCGTTTCGAATCAAAACCCATGTACTCATTATTAGTAAAACTTTGTTTGAAAATGTCAATGGTTTGtaactgttttatgaatataccacaaacattaaaaaagctTGAATTGTATCAATATTTtgagcatattcatgaaacaattacatATTATTTTTATCGCCAAATGGTTTTGATAATAAATATAGTGTTTTAAAATCTGCCTTAATCTTTGAATTCTTCAGCCAAATGTTTGATTTGTAAAGTGTAAGGGATGTAACTAGTGGCGGAGATGAGGGAGACCTGAGTAGCGATGGAGTCGAGCTCCTCAAAGAAGAGGACACAGGGGGCGGACTGGCGGGCCTTGTCGAAGATGCCGCGGACGTTGGCCTCGCTCTCGCCGAACCACATGGTGAGCAGCTCCGGCCCCTTCACGCTGATGAAGTTGGACCTGCACTCGCTGGCGATGGCCTTGGCCAGCAGCGTCTTCCCGCAGCCCGGCGGCCCATACAGAAGAACTCCCTTTGAAGGCGACATGCCAAACTTCTCGAACATCTCCGGGTGCTCCACAGGGTATTGCACCGTCTTTCGACGCACAAATGCATTTGAATATCAGTCAGCGTATTCATGTTGCAGCAGCCAAATTAATTTCTATAACCAACATATTGGACCAAACATATGTGGTTTATAAAATATGTGGCATGAATAAATATAGAAACTAGATCACAGTTAGTTAAAGTTTGTATggtattatatataaaatggcgtttttaaaaatgtaaataacaAGTTTTACTATACAAAAGTATACTTATATGTCACACTTGATTGTCATAAATCAAGTAATAAGGTAGTTGGTCGGGCTAGTAATAACCTCTTGAAGCTCACGCTTGACATTTTGCAGCCCACCAATATCATCCCAGCTGATGTTCGGCACTTCCACGACCTGCTTTattagacaaaaaaaacaaaggactAAGTCacgaaaagaaaaataaaataaagaaaaaaaaattaacataaaatgAATGCTGTGAGAAATTTTCGcaacacatagagagagagaggatcagCTGAGACAAGTAGAAGTCTACTCACGTCTGCTCCGCTGCCAACAGAAATAAGGAGATGGAAAGTCCTCTACAGCCTAAAAACCTCTGGCTTTTTTAGGAGAAACTCAAGAAAACAATCACTAATTTACTACATgtacacaaaaaataaataccaaGTTCTGTTATTTAATTAAAGGTCGATGTTCTTAATTAAGAGATCGTCTCATATCAATCTCTCATTCACATTATTAATGTTGGTGCTACCCAGCAGCGGAGCTATAATAGTGTGGTTAGCATGAACCTTTCAAAATTTCCATTGCAGTGAAGCTGAACTTGGATTCAGTCACATGCTCACACCAGAACCGAGTCCGCAACCCAAAATACCCGTCAGCTAATTTTAAACATTATATAACATCTAAAGAAAAATGTGTATTAATTGACTAGCAATATTTGTTAAGGGGCCGGGAACATACAGTCTCTCGCAAGGCAGAAGGGTAGCTGGTGGCAAGGGCAGTCATGAAGTGGTCATTGGTGACGGCCATGGCGTTGAGGATCTCGGCGTCGATGCTCTCGTCCTCCAAGTCGATCACGTCCATCTTCTCCCTGATGCACTGCAGCGCCGCCTCCGTGCACAGCGCCGCCAGGTCCGCGCCTACGTGCCCATGCGTCTCCCTCGCTATCCTCTCCAAATCCACCTGCTCCATACGCAGCAAGAGAAACTCATTAGGCAATACTGTGCGTGAAACGTCCGGCTCTGCATTCGATTGAAACatctgatttggattagatatattaacattccattaaaaaattagatgagATTTAGATTTAGAAATTGACGTACGATGGATTCATTTTTGGATTActtaaataaattatattaaattgtatgaaaggaaaggaatggaaGTATGTGAGAGAGGACGTCATCGGAGAGCTTCATGTTGCGGGTGTGGATTCGGAGGACTTCGAGCCTTCCTGCATCGTCGGGGACGCCTATGTCGATCTCCCTGTCGAAGCGGCCGAACCGCCGGAGCGCCGAGTCGATGCTGTTGGGCCGGTTGGTGGCGCCGATGACGACGACGTGCGCCCGCGCCTTCAGCCCGTCCATTAGTGTCAGCAGCTGCGACACGATCCTCCTCTCCACATCCCCCTgcgtcttctccctcttcgGCGCGATCGAGTCGATCTCGTCGATGAACACCACCGACGGCGCCGCTCTCTCCGCGTCCCGGAACGCCTTCCTCAGGTTGCTCTCGCTCTCCCCCGCCAACTTCGACATGATCTCCGGCCCGTTTATGCAGAAGAAGGACGCCCCCGTCTCGTTCGCCACCGCCCTCGCTATTAGCGTCTTGCCCGAGCCCGGCGGCCCGTACAGCAGGATCCCCTTGGGCGGCCTCACGCCGACGGACCTGAAGAGCTGCGGGTGGCGCAGCGGCAGCTCCACCAGCTCCCTGATCATCGCCATCTGCTTCCGGACGCCGCCCACGTCGTCGTACCCGACCTCGTCCAGCCGGCCGGAGACGTCCTCCCGCTTTACCGGTGGGCCGTCGCAGAAAATCTCGGTGGCGGGGCTGACGATGCAGGAGTCAGATGGGTCGGTCTCCATGACCTTGAACTCGACGCTCCGCATCCCTCCTCTCACCATGAAGACGTCCCCCTTCCTCACCGGCCGGTACGCCTCCCAGAAGTAGGCTGCCCAAAGCAGATCACCCATCAAACCCTGTTGTAATCGGTACCTCAATGCCATTTCTAAGACCAGTCATGTTACAGATGGAGACACTGCTACAAATCCGCCATTCAAATACTACCATTCTTGGTTAAAAATTTGTTCAGATCAACTTAATGGAAACCCttgatttttaatcatatatatatatgtgtgttgaAAGTAGTACACAGACACATCAAAGCaactttttatattatttatatgttgatgtctcttaaaaattaaaaatttattactagcTTTTCTtagtaaaaaaatttgtgacTGCACCCTGCtacagaatgaaaaaaaaaaacgagacaTAGAAGAGGATGATATATATTtagcaagaagaagagaatagccaacacaaaagaaaaaaaggaaagaggaagacgTAGGGGAGACTCAACCAAGAAGTAAGAAAATTACgcttcaaaaatgcatcaaacagGCTGCCGGTGAC contains:
- the LOC116265886 gene encoding cell division cycle protein 48 homolog isoform X2, producing MSHQPRSSNSRRARGQKDYSTAILEGKKALNRLVVDEASLNDNSIISLHPDTMDTLHILRGDTVLIKGKRRRDTVCIALADEICDEPKIRMNKVVRSNLGVRLGDVVSVHPCPDINYGKRIHVLPIEDTIEGVTGSLFDAFLKPYFWEAYRPVRKGDVFMVRGGMRSVEFKVMETDPSDSCIVSPATEIFCDGPPVKREDVSGRLDEVGYDDVGGVRKQMAMIRELVELPLRHPQLFRSVGVRPPKGILLYGPPGSGKTLIARAVANETGASFFCINGPEIMSKLAGESESNLRKAFRDAERAAPSVVFIDEIDSIAPKREKTQGDVERRIVSQLLTLMDGLKARAHVVVIGATNRPNSIDSALRRFGRFDREIDIGVPDDAGRLEVLRIHTRNMKLSDDVDLERIARETHGHVGADLAALCTEAALQCIREKMDVIDLEDESIDAEILNAMAVTNDHFMTALATSYPSALRETVVEVPNISWDDIGGLQNVKRELQETVQYPVEHPEMFEKFGMSPSKGVLLYGPPGCGKTLLAKAIASECRSNFISVKGPELLTMWFGESEANVRGIFDKARQSAPCVLFFEELDSIATQRGRSVGDAGGGADRVLNQLLTEMDGMSAKKTVFIIGATNRPDIIDPALLRPGRLDQLIYIPLPDESSRFQIFKACLRKSPVSEDVDIRALAQYTHGFSGADITEICQRACKYAIRETIEKDMERKKRRAHEASEVMAEDVTEEVEEIKARHFEESMKYARRSVSDADIRKYKSFARTLQQSRGFGGEFKFAAHRPQARAGANATDQFSAAGDDAAFDVDLLN
- the LOC116265886 gene encoding cell division cycle protein 48 homolog isoform X1, which encodes MSHQPRSSNSRRARGQKDYSTAILEGKKALNRLVVDEASLNDNSIISLHPDTMDTLHILRGDTVLIKGKRRRDTVCIALADEICDEPKIRMNKVVRSNLGVRLGDVVSVHPCPDINYGKRIHVLPIEDTIEGVTGSLFDAFLKPYFWEAYRPVRKGDVFMVRGGMRSVEFKVMETDPSDSCIVSPATEIFCDGPPVKREDVSGRLDEVGYDDVGGVRKQMAMIRELVELPLRHPQLFRSVGVRPPKGILLYGPPGSGKTLIARAVANETGASFFCINGPEIMSKLAGESESNLRKAFRDAERAAPSVVFIDEIDSIAPKREKTQGDVERRIVSQLLTLMDGLKARAHVVVIGATNRPNSIDSALRRFGRFDREIDIGVPDDAGRLEVLRIHTRNMKLSDDVDLERIARETHGHVGADLAALCTEAALQCIREKMDVIDLEDESIDAEILNAMAVTNDHFMTALATSYPSALRETQVVEVPNISWDDIGGLQNVKRELQETVQYPVEHPEMFEKFGMSPSKGVLLYGPPGCGKTLLAKAIASECRSNFISVKGPELLTMWFGESEANVRGIFDKARQSAPCVLFFEELDSIATQRGRSVGDAGGGADRVLNQLLTEMDGMSAKKTVFIIGATNRPDIIDPALLRPGRLDQLIYIPLPDESSRFQIFKACLRKSPVSEDVDIRALAQYTHGFSGADITEICQRACKYAIRETIEKDMERKKRRAHEASEVMAEDVTEEVEEIKARHFEESMKYARRSVSDADIRKYKSFARTLQQSRGFGGEFKFAAHRPQARAGANATDQFSAAGDDAAFDVDLLN